A genomic stretch from Prionailurus bengalensis isolate Pbe53 chromosome E2, Fcat_Pben_1.1_paternal_pri, whole genome shotgun sequence includes:
- the LOC122493764 gene encoding zinc finger protein 420-like, with translation MHTAKKIDKCEEGGQTFNDGSSLHSDRRIRTAQKPYKCQQCGKAFSQQSFLTQHYRIHTGEKPHECQVCGKAFNQQSSLNQHHRMHTGEKPYKCQECGKAFSHPSSLTKHHRRHTGEKPYKCQECGKVFAQQSSLSRHHRIHTGEKPHNCQECGKAFSYQSSLTQHHRIHTGEKPYQCQECGKAFNSSSRLTEHHRIHTGEKPHKCKECGKAFKAYSQLTQHHLIHTGEKPYKCKECGKAFSRYSTLFQHHRIHTGQKPYQCNKCSKSFNLPSRLTQHHRIHTGEKPYQCQECGRAFMRQSSLTRHHRMHTGKKPYKCQECGKVFSQQTTLTQHHVIHTGEKPYKCQVCGKDFSQQASLSQHQRIHSGDKPHKCQQCGKAFRLKSNFNDHHRIHTGEKPFQCQHCGRAFRIKSNLNGYHKIHTGEKPYQCKTCGKGFTKCSELHQHHRIHT, from the exons ATGCATACTGcaaagaaaattgacaaatgtGAAGAAGGTGGTCAAACCTTTAATGATGGGTCATCACTCCATTCAGACAGGCGAATCCGTACTGCacagaaaccttacaaatgtcaacaatgtggcaaggcctttagcCAGCAATCATTTCTTACTCAGCATTATAgaatccacactggagagaaacctcacGAATGTCAAgtatgtggcaag gcctttaacCAGCAATCATCCCTTAATCAGCATCACAGAAtgcatactggagagaaaccttacaaatgtcaagaatgtggcaaggcctttagcCACCCATCATCCCTTACTAAGCATCACAGAAggcatactggagagaaaccttacaaatgtcaagaatgtggCAAGGTCTTTGCCCAGCAATCATCCCTTAGTcgacatcacagaattcatactggagagaaacctcacAACTgtcaagaatgtggcaaggcctttagcTACCAATCATCCCTTACTCAGCATCACAGAAtccatactggtgagaaaccttaccaatgtcaagaatgtggaaaagcctttaacTCTTCCTCACGACTTACTgaacatcacagaattcatactggagagaaaccccacaaatgtaaagaatgtggcaaggcctttaaaGCATACTCACAGCTTACTCAACATCACCTAATTCATAccggagagaaaccttacaaatgtaaagaatgtggtaaGGCCTTTAGCAGATACTCAACCCTTTTtcaacatcacagaattcataccggacagaaaccttaccaatgtaacAAATGCAGCAAATCCTTTAATTTACCCTCAAGGCTTACTCAGCATCACAgaatccatactggagagaaaccttaccaatgtcaAGAATGTGGTAGAGCCTTTATGCGGCAATCATCCCTTACTCGGCATCACAGAATGCATACAGGaaagaaaccttacaaatgtcaagaatgtggAAAGGTCTTTAGCCAGCAAACAACACTTACTCAGCATCATgtaattcatactggagagaaaccttacaaatgtcaaGTATGTGGCAAGGACTTTAGCCAGCAAGCATCCCTTAGTcagcatcagagaattcatagTGGAGATAAACCTCACAAATGTCAacaatgtgggaaggcctttaggTTGAAGTCAAACTTCAATGAccatcacagaattcatactggagagaaacctttcCAATGTCAACACTGTGGCAGAGCCTTTAGGATTAAGTCAAACCTTAATGGCTATCACaaaattcatactggagagaaaccttaccaatgtaagACATGTGGCAAGGGCTTTACCAAATGCTCAGAACTTCATCAgcatcacagaattcatacttGA